One genomic region from Chelmon rostratus isolate fCheRos1 chromosome 11, fCheRos1.pri, whole genome shotgun sequence encodes:
- the LOC121613672 gene encoding polycomb group RING finger protein 5-B-like isoform X1: MAATGRKHLVRDFNHFITCYLCRGYLIKPTTVTECLHTFCKSCIVQHFEESNDCPKCGIQVHETNPLEMLRLDNTLEEIIFKLVPGLREKEEQQELEFWKKNQPKANGQAENLRFQRLGLPDVGGDDRDDGGDDDDDAGDEDYHRSDPQIAICLDCLRNTGQAGESTVTDLMKRFIRCSSRVTVGTIKKFLSLKLKLPSSYELDVLCNGEIMGRDHTLEFIYMTRWRLHGENTYPMVLEYRPRIDFG, from the exons ATGGCTGCTACAGGAAGGAAGCACTTGGTGAGAGACTTTAACCATTtcatcacctgttacctgtgtCGAGGTTACCTGATTAAACCGACCACGGTCACCGAGTGCCTGCACACCT TCTGTAAGAGCTGCATTGTGCAGCACTTCGAGGAGAGTAATGACTGTCCTAAATGTGGCATTCAGGTGCACGAGACCAACCCGCTGGAGATGCTCAG GTTGGACAACACCCTGGAGGAGATCATTTTCAAGCTGGTGCCCGGACTCAGAGAAA aagaggagcagcaggaactCGAATTCTGGAAGAAGAACCAGCCCAAAGCAAACGGCCAAG CAGAAAACTTGAGGTTTCAGAGGCTCGGGCTGCCCGACGTTGGGGGAGACGATCGCGATGATGGAggcgatgatgatgacgatgctGGCGATGAAGACTACCACAGGAGTGACCCTCAGATAGCCATCTGTTTGGACTGCCTACGCAACACGGGACAGGCGGGGGAGAGCActgtgacg GATTTGATGAAGAGGTTCATCCGCTGCTCCAGTCGAGTCACCGTGGGAACAATTAAGAAGTTTCTCAGTCTTAAACTAAAGCTGCCGAGCTCTTACGAG CTGGATGTGCTGTGCAATGGGGAGATCATGGGCAGAGATCACACGTTGGAGTTCATCTACATGACCCGATGGAGGCTACATGGAGAGAAC aCGTATCCCATGGTGCTTGAGTACCGGCCACGTATCGACTTTGGCTGA
- the LOC121613672 gene encoding polycomb group RING finger protein 5-B-like isoform X2: protein MAATGRKHLVRDFNHFITCYLCRGYLIKPTTVTECLHTFCKSCIVQHFEESNDCPKCGIQVHETNPLEMLRLDNTLEEIIFKLVPGLREKEEQQELEFWKKNQPKANGQENLRFQRLGLPDVGGDDRDDGGDDDDDAGDEDYHRSDPQIAICLDCLRNTGQAGESTVTDLMKRFIRCSSRVTVGTIKKFLSLKLKLPSSYELDVLCNGEIMGRDHTLEFIYMTRWRLHGENTYPMVLEYRPRIDFG, encoded by the exons ATGGCTGCTACAGGAAGGAAGCACTTGGTGAGAGACTTTAACCATTtcatcacctgttacctgtgtCGAGGTTACCTGATTAAACCGACCACGGTCACCGAGTGCCTGCACACCT TCTGTAAGAGCTGCATTGTGCAGCACTTCGAGGAGAGTAATGACTGTCCTAAATGTGGCATTCAGGTGCACGAGACCAACCCGCTGGAGATGCTCAG GTTGGACAACACCCTGGAGGAGATCATTTTCAAGCTGGTGCCCGGACTCAGAGAAA aagaggagcagcaggaactCGAATTCTGGAAGAAGAACCAGCCCAAAGCAAACGGCCAAG AAAACTTGAGGTTTCAGAGGCTCGGGCTGCCCGACGTTGGGGGAGACGATCGCGATGATGGAggcgatgatgatgacgatgctGGCGATGAAGACTACCACAGGAGTGACCCTCAGATAGCCATCTGTTTGGACTGCCTACGCAACACGGGACAGGCGGGGGAGAGCActgtgacg GATTTGATGAAGAGGTTCATCCGCTGCTCCAGTCGAGTCACCGTGGGAACAATTAAGAAGTTTCTCAGTCTTAAACTAAAGCTGCCGAGCTCTTACGAG CTGGATGTGCTGTGCAATGGGGAGATCATGGGCAGAGATCACACGTTGGAGTTCATCTACATGACCCGATGGAGGCTACATGGAGAGAAC aCGTATCCCATGGTGCTTGAGTACCGGCCACGTATCGACTTTGGCTGA